CCTCGGCTCGCTGGTGCTGTTGCCGTTCCTCTGGCACCACCGTGGCGTCTTCCCGCTGCGGCTGTGGCCCAAGCTGGCGCTGATTGGCGCGATCAATTCGGCGATTCCGTTCGTGCTGTTCGCATGGGCGGCGCAGCGTGCACCGGCCGGCATCGGTGCGATCGCCAACGCGATGACCGTGCTGTTCACCGCGCTGATGGCCTTCCTGTTCTTCGGTGAGCGGATCGGCGCGCGCCGTGGCGTGGCGCTGCTGGCGGGTTTCGCCGGCGTGGTGGTGCTGGCCAGCGGCAAGGTCGCCGGGATGAGCGTGGGCGCCGCGGTGCTGGCCGGTGCCAGCGCGTCGCTGTTCTACGGGCTCGGCATCAACCTGGTGCGTCGTCACCTGACCGGGCTGCCGCCGGCCGCGGTGGCATCGGCGACGTTGGGCGTGGCGTCGCTGCTGCTGCTGCCGCTGGCCATCGCGCAGTGGCCGGCGGCGCGCATCCCGATGGCCTCGTGGTTGTCCGCTGCGGCGCTGGGCGTGGTCTGCACCGGCATCGCCTTCGTCATGTACTACCGGCTGATCGCGCGCATCGGCGCAAGCCGTGCCTCCACGGTGACCTACCTGGTGCCGCTGTTCGGCGTGGCCTGGGCCTGGCTGCTGCTGGACGAGCCGCTGACCTGGTCGATGGCGCTGGCCGGCGCGATCATCCTCGGCAGCGTCGCCGCCAGCCAGCGCAGCGGCGCACGCTGAGGGCGCCGCAGGCAGGCCACGCGGCCTGCAACACGTCCGCTCAGGTGAACATCGCCACCAGTTCGTCCTGCTGCGCGCGGCTCAGCAGTTCGCCGTGGCCGGCCTGCAGGTTGTCGGCCTGGCGGTCGGGCTTGCCGGTCGCGGGGATCACCGCGGTGACCGCGGGGTGGCTGATGGCGAACTTCAGGAACATCTGCGCCCACGAGCCGATGCCGAGCTCCGCGGCCCAGCCGGGCAATGCGCGGCCCTGCACTTCGGCGAACAGCTTGCCGTCGTCGAACGCGCGGTTGACCAGCACCGCGACGCCCAGTTCCTGCGCCGCGGGCAACACGGACCGCGCAGCCTCCGGTGCATTGACCGAATAGTTGACCTGGATGAAGTCGGGCTTCTCCGCACGCATGATGCGTTCGAGGTCGGCATGGCCGCGCTCGACGAAGTGGGTGAGGCCGATGTACTTCGTCGCGCCCTGTGCCTTCAGTTCGCGCGCATACGGCAGCGCGATCTCCCACGCGCGCAGGTTGTGGACCTGCAGCAGCTCGACGCGGTCGGTGCGCAGGCGGCGCTTGCTCTCGGCCCACTGCGCTTCCATCGCCTCGCGGCTGTCCTCGGCGATCTTGGTGGCGAGGAAGCAGCGTTCGCGCCAGTCGCCGGTGTCGAGCAGCGCGCCCAGCACCTCGTCGGCGTTGGAATAGTTGGGCGAGGTGTCGAACAGGCGGCCGCCGCCCTCGAAGAACACGCGGATGGTGTCCTGCAGCGTGTCGTAGTCGGCCGAGCCCAACGGCACCTCGTAGCTGCCGGAGGTGCCGGCGCCGATCACCGGCAGCTGCTCGCCGGTCGACGGGATGGCGCGCATGAGCATGGCGCCGCGCGCGGTCGGGGCCGACGTCGCGGACGCCGGTGTGGCGGATGCGGATTGCGCGGCAGCGCTGCCGGTCCCGCTGCAGGCAGCCAGCGGCGCCAGGGCCAGCCCGCCGGCGGCGAGCGAAATGGTGGTGAGGAAATCCCGACGCGTGTGCATGGCGGTGTCCGTGGCATGGATGTCGGAAACGATACTAGTCGCATCGTCCCGGCACCCGGCG
This portion of the Luteimonas yindakuii genome encodes:
- a CDS encoding DMT family transporter; translation: MNAWVERAVRRDGATDGRTLAELCLLGAIWGASFLFMRVAAADFGAVPLVEVRLALGSLVLLPFLWHHRGVFPLRLWPKLALIGAINSAIPFVLFAWAAQRAPAGIGAIANAMTVLFTALMAFLFFGERIGARRGVALLAGFAGVVVLASGKVAGMSVGAAVLAGASASLFYGLGINLVRRHLTGLPPAAVASATLGVASLLLLPLAIAQWPAARIPMASWLSAAALGVVCTGIAFVMYYRLIARIGASRASTVTYLVPLFGVAWAWLLLDEPLTWSMALAGAIILGSVAASQRSGAR
- a CDS encoding aldo/keto reductase, with product MHTRRDFLTTISLAAGGLALAPLAACSGTGSAAAQSASATPASATSAPTARGAMLMRAIPSTGEQLPVIGAGTSGSYEVPLGSADYDTLQDTIRVFFEGGGRLFDTSPNYSNADEVLGALLDTGDWRERCFLATKIAEDSREAMEAQWAESKRRLRTDRVELLQVHNLRAWEIALPYARELKAQGATKYIGLTHFVERGHADLERIMRAEKPDFIQVNYSVNAPEAARSVLPAAQELGVAVLVNRAFDDGKLFAEVQGRALPGWAAELGIGSWAQMFLKFAISHPAVTAVIPATGKPDRQADNLQAGHGELLSRAQQDELVAMFT